One part of the Arabidopsis thaliana chromosome 4, partial sequence genome encodes these proteins:
- a CDS encoding Leucine-rich repeat protein kinase family protein (Leucine-rich repeat protein kinase family protein; FUNCTIONS IN: kinase activity; INVOLVED IN: protein amino acid phosphorylation; LOCATED IN: endomembrane system; EXPRESSED IN: male gametophyte, pollen tube; EXPRESSED DURING: L mature pollen stage, M germinated pollen stage; CONTAINS InterPro DOMAIN/s: Protein kinase, ATP binding site (InterPro:IPR017441), Protein kinase, catalytic domain (InterPro:IPR000719), Leucine-rich repeat (InterPro:IPR001611), Serine-threonine/tyrosine-protein kinase (InterPro:IPR001245), Protein kinase-like domain (InterPro:IPR011009), Serine/threonine-protein kinase, active site (InterPro:IPR008271); BEST Arabidopsis thaliana protein match is: root hair specific 16 (TAIR:AT4G29180.2); Has 136974 Blast hits to 122023 proteins in 4538 species: Archae - 125; Bacteria - 13867; Metazoa - 43814; Fungi - 10104; Plants - 50658; Viruses - 384; Other Eukaryotes - 18022 (source: NCBI BLink).): protein MRANLVFGIFCALVTTILVHGQDQSGYISIDCGIPPYDTPEDTMTNINYVSDEAFITTGVNFKVSEEYGYPKNPVLLSTLAEVRAFPQGNRNCYTLKLSQGKDHLYLIRASFMYGNYDGKKALPEFDLYVNVNFWSTVKFKNASDQVTKEILSFAESDTIYVCLVNKGKGTPFISGLELRPVNSSIYGTEFGRNVSLVLYRRWDIGYLNGTGRYQDDRFDRIWSPYSSNISWNSIITSGYIDVFQNGYCPPDEVIKTAAAPENVDDPLELFWTSDDPNVRFYAYLYFAELETLEKNETRKIKILWNGSPVSETSFEPSSKYSTTFSNPRAFTGKDHWISIQKTVDSTLPPILNAIEIFTAQSLDEFSTTIEDIHAIESIKATYKVNKVWSGDPCSPRLFPWEGVGCSDNNNNHQIKSLNLSSSGLLGPIVLAFRNLSLLESLDLSNNDLQQNVPEFLADLKHLKVLNLKGNNFTGFIPKSLMKKLKAGLLTLSADEQNLCNSCQEKKKKKSMVVPIAVAASVIVLVVVLVIIWIILRQRKKGAYSGPLLPSGKRRFTYNEVSSITNNFNKVIGKGGFGIVYLGSLEDGTKIAVKMINDSSLAKPKGTSSSSLSRASNQFQVEAELLLTVHHRNLASFVGYCDDDRSMALIYEYMANGNLQAYLSSENAEDLSWEKRLHIAIDSAQGLEYLHDGCRPAIVHRDVKTANILINDNLEAKIADFGLSKVFPEDDLSHVVTTVMGTPGYVDPEYYRTFVLNEKSDVYSFGVVLLELITGQRAIIKTEEGDNISVIHYVWPFFEARELDGVVDPLLRGDFSQDSAWKFVDVAMSCVRDKGSNRPTMNQIVAELKQCLAAELDREPQSQ, encoded by the exons GTTACATCAGCATCGATTGTGGCATACCTCCTTACGATACCCCTGAAGACACTATGACTAACATTAATTACGTCTCCGATGAAGCTTTCATAACCACCGGCGTAAACTTCAAGGTCTCTGAAGAATACGGCTATCCAAAAAACCCGGTATTGCTGTCAACTCTTGCTGAAGTAAGAGCTTTCCCTCAAGGAAACAGAAACTGTTACACCTTAAAACTTTCACAAGGAAAAGATCATCTTTATCTCATTAGAGCTTCCTTTATGTATGGAAACTACGATGGTAAAAAAGCTTTGCCTGAGTTTGATCTCTATGTAAACGTGAACTTCTGGTCGACAGTGAAATTCAAAAATGCTTCTGATCAAGTCACCAAAGAGATTTTAAGCTTTGCAGAGTCGGATACAATATATGTTTGCCTTGTGAATAAAGGCAAAGGAACTCCTTTTATTTCAGGGTTAGAGCTCCGACCAGTGAACAGCTCAATCTACGGTACTGAATTTGGAAGAAATGTCTCTTTGGTTCTCTATCGAAGATGGGACATTGGATATTTAAACGGAACAGGACGGTACCAAGACGATAGATTCGATCGTATTTGGTCTCCATACTCCTCAAATATCTCCTGGAACTCGATTATAACATCGGGCTATATCGATGTTTTTCAGAACGGTTATTGTCCACCTGATGAAGTTATTAAGACAGCTGCTGCTCCTGAAAACGTTGATGATCCGTTGGAATTGTTCTGGACATCAGACGATCCAAATGTTCGGTTCTACGCATATCTTTACTTCGCGGAACTCGAAACACTAGAGAAGAATGAGACTAGAAAGATCAAGATTTTGTGGAATGGTTCCCCTGTTTCTGAAACTTCTTTCGAACCTTCTTCAAAATATTCAACGACGTTTTCTAATCCAAGAGCTTTCACTGGTAAAGATCACTGGATTTCTATTCAGAAGACTGTAGATTCAACGCTTCCACCGATTCTCAATGCTATAGAGATTTTTACCGCACAATCTCTAGATGAATTTTCCACCACAATTGAAGACA TTCATGCTATAGAAAGCATAAAAGCAACTTATAAAGTGAACAAGGTTTGGAGTGGTGATCCTTGCTCCCCAAGATTATTCCCTTGGGAAGGTGTTGGATGCAGCGACAACAAtaataatcatcaaatcaagTCCCTGAATCTTAGCTCAAGCGGATTACTAGGACCAATAGTCTTGGCATTtagaaatctctctcttcttgaGTCATT GGATTTATCCAACAATGACCTGCAACAAAATGTGCCTGAGTTTTTGGCTGatctaaaacatttgaaagTCCT GAATTTGAAAGGAAACAATTTTACTGGGTTTATCCCAAAATCCCTTATGAAAAAGTTAAAGGCCGGTTTACTTACGCTCAG TGCGGATGAGCAAAACCTTTGTAACTCATgtcaagaaaagaagaagaagaagagcatgGTCGTGCCAATAGCTGTAGCAGCATCAGTGATCGTTCTCGTTGTCGTCTTGGTTATCATATGGATCATACTaaggcaaagaaaaaaag GAGCCTATTCAGGACCACTCCTGCCTTCAGGGAAGAGAAGGTTCACATATAATGAGGTCTCTAGCATAACAAACAACTTCAATAAAGTGATTGGTAAAGGAGGGTTTGGTATTGTGTACCTTGGTTCCCTTGAAGATGGGACTAAAATTGCTGTAAAGATGATAAACGATTCTTCATTGGCAAAACCTAAAGgaacttcatcatcatcattatcccgGGCTTCTAACCAATTCCAAGTCGAG GCAGAGCTTCTTTTGACAGTGCATCACCGTAACTTAGCTTCATTTGTTGGATACTGCGATGATGATCGTAGCATGGCTCTCATCTACGAGTACATGGCCAACGGCAACTTGCAGGCTTATCTTTCAA GTGAGAATGCAGAGGATCTTAGTTGGGAAAAGAGACTCCATATAGCCATAGATTCTGCACAAG GTTTGGAGTATTTGCACGATGGATGCAGACCAGCAATAGTACATAGAGACGTTAAAACAGCAAACATTCTAATAAACGATAACTTGGAAGCCAAGATTGCTGATTTCGGCCTTTCTAAGGTCTTCCCTGAAGACGATCTCAGCCACGTCGTGACTACCGTCATGGGCACTCCCGGCTACGTTGATCCTGA ATACTACAGAACATTTGTGCTGAACGAGAAGAGCGACGTGTACAGTTTTGGGGTCGTTCTTCTTGAACTCATCACTGGCCAGCGAGCCATCATCAAAACAGAAGAAGGAGACAATATCAGCGTTATTCACTACGTTTGGCCGTTCTTTGAGGCTAGAGAACTAGACGGCGTCGTGGACCCGCTGCTTCGGGGAGACTTCTCGCAGGACTCAGCTTGGAAGTTTGTGGATGTGGCAATGTCTTGCGTCAGAGATAAAGGATCGAATAGACCAACGATGAACCAGATCGTAGCGGAGCTGAAACAGTGCCTAGCTGCTGAGCTGGACCGTGAGCCACAGAGCCAGTGA